The Immundisolibacter sp. genome window below encodes:
- the fliL gene encoding flagellar basal body-associated protein FliL translates to MATAEADLDLGGEATKKKGGMKSLLIMAGGGLVLVGASVGLSMFLMGGDKAAEKPAAGEHAAPKKATAPAAYTPLDPPFVVNFEDDGAIRFLQVSVDVMSRDPAVGEAVKLHMPAIRDQLIILFSSSDYATLSSREGKETLRAEALTTLKALLKAQHAPTDVDGLYFTNFVMQ, encoded by the coding sequence ATGGCAACAGCAGAAGCAGACTTGGATTTGGGCGGTGAAGCCACCAAGAAGAAAGGAGGGATGAAATCACTGCTGATCATGGCCGGCGGCGGACTTGTCCTGGTGGGCGCCAGCGTGGGCCTGAGTATGTTTCTCATGGGGGGCGACAAGGCCGCCGAGAAGCCCGCAGCCGGGGAGCATGCAGCCCCGAAGAAAGCGACTGCGCCGGCTGCTTATACGCCGCTTGATCCGCCGTTCGTGGTGAACTTCGAGGACGACGGGGCCATTCGCTTCCTGCAGGTGTCGGTCGATGTCATGAGCCGCGATCCGGCGGTCGGCGAGGCGGTCAAGCTGCATATGCCGGCCATTCGGGACCAGCTGATCATTTTGTTCAGCAGTTCCGACTACGCCACGCTGAGCAGTCGAGAGGGCAAGGAGACGCTACGCGCCGAGGCGCTGACGACACTCAAGGCGCTTCTGAAGGCCCAGCACGCGCCTACCGATGTGGACGGCCTGTATTTCACC